A segment of the Deltaproteobacteria bacterium genome:
TCGGGGTCAGGCCGGGGGAAAAAATCATCATTTATCTTCCGAATACGGTCCAATGGGTGGTCTCCTGGTTTGGGATTCAGAAAGCCGGCGCGGTTGCAGTTCCCATCTCGCCCATCTATACGCCCGCCGACCTCCGGTATATTGCCAATGACAGCGGGGCCGAAAGCATTGTCTGCGCCGACACCAATTTTGGTTATGTCAAGCGGGTCATGCCGGAAACGGGGCTAAAAAGGGTTATCGTCACCCGGATGGCCGACCTGCTTCCCTGGTGGAAAAGGTATTTCGGTTATCTTTTCGATGTCATCCCTAAAGGCAAAATCGCCCTCGGAGGAGATATTTTTTCCTTCAGATCCCTCCTTTTTAACACCCCTCAGACTCCCGGGGCAGCCCTCCCCGTCCCCCAAAAGGGAAGGGCCATTGCCGAGATTCTTTATACCGGCGGTACCACTAAGCATCCCAAAGGCGTACCGATCCCTCATGATCTTTTCTTAGTCAGCGTGAATGAGCAAATCAGGGTAAGCGAACCCCTTGTCCCGGCTGAAGAAAACATCCTCATGGGGAATGCCCCCTTATTTCACATCATGGGCCAGGCCTGTGCCTTGTCCACCCTCCTGGTGGGGGGAACGCTTATGATCCAGCCCAAAGTAAACCTGGATGCAACCTTTGAATCCATGGAGAGGTTCAAGGCAACGAGCATGATCGGCGTTCCCACCCTTTACCGCATGATTCTCGAACACGATCGAACCGATCAATATAACCTGAGCAGCGTGAAATACTGGTATAGCGCCGGCGACGTTCTACCTATGGAGGTAGGCAAACGATGGCACGAAAGATTCGGAAAGGTGATTTATCAGGGATATGGGGCGACTGAAACCTGCGGTGGGGTGACCATGTGTCCGGTGGATATTCCGAATCCCCCCAAAAGTGTCGGCCGTGTGGTTCCAAGCAAAAAAATTAAACTGGTAGACCCTTCGACGCTCGCGCCTGTGGAAAAGGGACAACCGGGAGAACTGCTGGTCTCTTCCGACTTCATGGTAACCAGCTATCTCAATAAACCGGAAGAAACGGTCGAATCTTTCATCGAGATAGAAGGCAGGAAATGGTATCGCACCAACGACATTATGTCCATGGATGGAGAGGGCAACCTCTTTTTTATCGACCGAACCGTTGACACTATCAAACATAAAGGCTACAGGGTATCGGCCTCCGAGATAGAAGCGGTCCTTCAGGAACATCCGGCGGTTATCGGCTCTTGTGTAGTAGGGATACCTGATGAAAAAGTAGGGGAACGCATTAAGGCCTATGTGGTTCTTAAAGAAGACGTCAAGGGGATCACCGGTTATGACCTCATCAAATGGTGTCGGAAGCAATTGGTCTCTTATAAGGTGCCCCAGTATATCGAATTTCGAGATATGCTCCCCAAGTCCAAGGTCGGCAAGCTCCTGAGACGGGAAGTCCGAAAGGAAGAACATCAGCGGGCCGAAAAGGATGATAAAAGCGACAGCGTCTTAAAAGATGCCGGGATGTAGGGGTAAAGTTAGGACGCAGATTTTCGCCGATACCCGCAGATAACTATTCTTTATATTCAAAATCTTGGCAATCTGCACGATCGACTCTCTGCCGATCCGAATTCAATCGGCTTTCAGCCGATCCGAGTCGATCTGCGTCCAAAAAGGAAATTCCTAAACTATCAAATCAGACAGGATTTACAGGATTACAAGATATGTTATATTCTGGTGTTGATAGATACGCGTTACTGGTTACCCGTTTTTTCGAGCAACCAGTAACGAGGAAAGGTCTCCTTATTGTTTAGAATAGTATAAAGTGTTACTTAATCCTTGGGTTCTTTGAATTGCATCTTATCATTAAAATCCTTCCAGAATTTCTCATCCGTATTCTGCCAATCCGGCCCAAAACGCTTACTGAAGAAATCCTCTAATTTTTCAAAAAGCCGTTTCCACCCCGGCATGGTCTCATAGCGGAGCACATCTTCCAGGAATGGGACGATCTCCCCTAATTTTTCCTTGGGTAAATAGGCCTTGGCCCCCAACTCAATGGACCGCTTCAAGGCCTCGGGGGACAAGGCATGGGCCGTCAGCATGGCTACCGGGAACTTGCGGTTAACCGCCAGGTCCAATAAATCAAAACCACGAACTCCCATGATGTCCAGGACCACCAGGTCATAGGTCCAGGAGATCATCAGCTCGACGGCTTCTTCATAGGAGGTGGCCTTATCCAATTTGCAATCCGGACAGGCATCCGAGATTTCTTCCTCAATTACAGCCAGAACATCCGGCTCATCATCCACGGCCAGCAAATGCTTATTTTTCAGTAACGTCTCTTTCATAAACCCTCCTTCTATCCAAGTTGTATTTAAATTTTTTCCTTATTTAATAATGACCCGATCCTGCCGGCCTTCAATTTTAGTATTGAAGTCCCGCCAAAAGCGATCGTCGGATTTCTTCCAATTTTTCCCGAAGCGGTCATCAAAAAAATCACCCAACTTTCCGAAAAGCCGGTTCCAGCCGGCAGGGGCTTCGTATTCCAGAATATCCTCCAGGAAAGGAACGATCTCCTCCAGTTTTTCTTTGGGGAGATAGGCCCGGGCTCCCATTTCGATGGATCTTCTTAAGGCCTCCGGAGTCATGGCATGGGCCGTCAGCATAGCCACCGGAAACTGCCTTTTAACGGCCAGTTCCAGGAGATCAAATCCACGAACCCCCATAATGTCCAGAAGGACGATGTCGTACTTCCAGGAGTTCAGCATCTCCTGGGCGGCCTCAAAATTGGTGGCCTTATCGATCTGGCAATCCGGGCAGGTCTCTAAAATCTCTTCGGATAAAACCTCCAGGATATCCGGTTCATCGTCAACCGCCAGGATCCTCTTGCCGTTTAAAATGGATTCTTCCACCATCGGTTTCTCCTTTCGTCCGGTTAGAGGAGGAATTCTGACCATGAATCGGCTTCCAACCCCTTCTCTGCTGATCAAAGTAATCTCCCCTTGCATGGTCTCTAACAGGGTTTTCACGCCACTCAGACCCAGCCCAAGCCCGGGGATTTGAGCCGTTTCCGGGTTGCTCAAACGTATGAAACGTTGGAAAATGCTCTTCTGCCCGTCCAGGGGGATCCCCGGCCCGTCATCTTCCACCGAAATGATCAGGTCCCGATCACCATGAATATCGATAAAAAGCCGCTTTCGACGGTATTTCATGCCATTGCTGATCAGGTTCCGGAGAATCTGTTGCACTTTTCTGGGGTCATGGGTAAAGGGCTCTCGCCTATACCGACCGGATATTTCAAAAAAAACACCTTGTTCGGCTAAAAGTTGTTTAAAGTTTTCGACCGATTCAGCCTGGCAAACCTTTTCGATCTCATTACCCTGGTGAACTTCCAAAATATCCAATAAGGCCTCTCGCAAAACCGTTTCCGGGGAAAAATGCTCTTGATGGAACACATTGGCCTCACAACGAAAGACCTCAATCATCTCCTGAATAAGGTTTTGAGCCTTTTGGGTATTTCTTAAAATCCGTTCCAGAATGGCCTGCTGGGATTCGGTCAAAGAGCCGCAGCGATCCTCTTTTCGGAGAAGTTTCTGGGCGCTTACAGCAACAACCGACAATGGTCCTCTCATGTCGTGTATGAACAGATCCATTAACTCTTTTTTGGCCTGCTTCCCCGGGTCGTCGGCCGGCTGCTCGGGTTCAACGGCTTTCCTTCTAAAAAACCTTTTCAAGGAGTTCCCCTTTATCTGATCGGATTATTTAATAATTTTTTATGCTTAATAGCGCATTTTTTGTCAAGAGAAATATTGACCTTGCCCAAAATCGTTTTTTATCATAAACGATGAAATAGGTCTCAAGCTAAAAAATAATTTGACTTATTATTTTTTTTTGATATATTATTTTATTTTAATTTTAAATTAATGTCTCATCAAAAAGTTAGGGTTCCCCGTAACCCGCTCCGAGCGGACGGGATGGTGTTTCCAGGCATTAGACTGCCTCGATTTTTATATTCCCATTAGAAAGGGGTGTTATAAAGGATGTCCATCAATGTGATTGTCAAAGACAACAACATTGAGGCGGGCATAAAGCTGTTACGGAAAAAAATGCAGATGGACGGCCTGAAGAAAGAACTCAAACAACGGGAGTTCTATGAAAAGCCAAGCGTTAAGAAAAAACGAAAACAGCGGGAAGCTGCCCGCCGCAAACGGAAGGCCAATTTATACAACCGATGATCGGGTAAATGATCCTTCAGGTTTTAGCCACCTGTTATTTTTTAGAGCCGATTTTTATTTTCCTTTTGTACTGTTCAGATTACGAAAAGAGAGGAGATATACGGCTCTAAAAAACCTTCCTAACTAACCTGACCTCCTCGGCATTTTACCTTTGAGTAAACAAAAGTTTTTTGCTCCCGAATGGTTCCAGTGGCGGGTCCCCAAAGACCTGGTGGGAACCATTCGGGCCGATGTTTTCCTTAAAAGGCACCTTCCCGGCTTTTCGCACCGGATCTTAGAAGATCTTTTTTCCAGGCAGTGCATTCAACTCAACGGGAGACCCGTAGCCAAAGGATTCAGGGCTTCCCCGGGGGACCTCCTGGAGATGAAGATCCCCGGGCCCCTGAGCCCCTTTTCGGTTTCCGATGAAGGCCTCAAGCTGACGGTTGTGTTTGAAGATCCCTATCTTCTGGTGATTGAAAAACCAGGTCTTGTGCCTACCCACCCGCTCAGTCCCTTTGAAACAAGGACCCTGGCCAATGCCCTGGTCGCCTTCCGGCCTGAAATCGTTAAAGTAGGAACTAAACCCCTGGAACCCGGACTGGTTCATCGTCTCGACATTGGAACTTCCGGTTTGCTGGTAGCCGCCTTGGAACAGGGCGTCTGGTTACAGCTCAAAAAAGACCTGGCTGCAAAAAGGTGGGAAAAAACCTATCAAGCCTTGGTCGAAGGGGTCCTTCAAAGGCCCAGGACTATCTCCTTCACATTGGCCCATGATTCCGAGGATAAACGAAAAATGAAAGTGATCCAGGACCTGGGTGAAAAGTACCGCGGACGAGTCTATCGGGCCACAACTCAGGTCCGGCCCATAAAAAAATATACCCGCCATACCCTGGTCGATGTCCGGTTGATTACCGGGGTGACCCATCAAATCCGGGCCCACCTGGCCTTTCAAGGACACCCTGTATTGGGCGACACCCTTTACGGATCAAAAACCGGTGAATCATTGGGGCTCCCTCCAGGCCGATTTTTCCTCCACGCCCGCCAGTTATCCCTTCCCCATCCGGTCAGCCGGGAACCGTTCACCTGGTTCTCCGAACTGCCGACAGATCTGCAGGAAGTCTTATCCCGAATGGAATAAGAAGAATCAGGACGCTGATTTTCGCCGATACCCGCAGATAACAATATCTTAATGTTAAAAATCTTGGCAATCTGCACGATCGGCTCTCTGCCGATCCGAATTCAATCGGCTTTCAGCCGATCCGAGTCGATCTGCGTCCAAAAAGGAAATTCCTATACAATGAATTTATTTTCGTACTAAGGATTAATCATCCCGGGTCAAAGGAACCATGACCTTGACAGGTTCCTGGATCCCGAAAAGATCTTGAAATTTTCTTAGATGTTCCAGAATGGTTGAAGAGAGTTCATGTCCCTTGGAAAGGATTTTTTTCGTACCGTCTAAAGACCAGATATTTTCCTCCAGAATCATCTTTTCTCTGAGGTTGACAACTGAAAGGGCTTGGCGGTCGAACTTCGCTTCAGTCCCCAAAACTTTTTCAAAGGAACTCAGGACAAGGGGATCATACAGGCCGCTTTCTTTACTTAAATGGAGGAGGGCCTTCCCCCGGCTTTCACCCCGGGTGGTCAAAATATCGAAATCCAATACGGCCTTCAAAATCCGTGCCCCCAGGGGAATCGTTTCTCCCTGCCGGTTATCGAGGGGAATCCCGGAACCGTCAAACCCCTTCTCCTGATAGAGAACGATTTCGGCCACGGGCTCCAAACGGGGGATTTGCTTCAATAGATCATGGGCGATGCCTGGGTGCATTTGAAAAATCTGAAATTCTTCAGAGCTAAGGGATTCCCCCTGATAAAGTTTTTTAATGGCCTCCTGTGGCAAAAGGATACAACCGATTTGGGAGAGCATAGCCGCTGTTTCCAAAGCCCATCTGTCGGCCGGCCCTATTTGACCGAGTTGTTCGGCAATTTCTCGAACATACCGCGTTATCCGGGAGGCCCGGCCGAAGGCCTCCGGATTCACCAGAGAAAGCACTTCGGTCAAGACCTCGATAGTCCCTTTGAGGGTCTTTTCCAACAACTCCCGCTCGGACGTTATGAGCTGATATTGTTTGAGGCCTTCGTTTAAGGCCCTGGCCATGACCTCGGTCGTACAGGGTTTGGTGAGAAAACGAAAGACATTACCTTCGTTAATGGCCTCAATGACCGCCTGGATTTCCGCAAATCCGGTCAACATCATCCGCACCGTATCCGGGGCTGCTTCCCGGACCCGGGTAAGAAATTCGATGCCGTTCATTCCCGGCATACGAAAATCTGAAACCACAACCGCAAAGGGACCGGCCCCGGCAATGGCCTGCAGGCCCTGCTCCCCGCTTTGGGCAATTTCGATCTCAAATTCTTTTCTGAACTGACGCCGGTAACCTTCCAAAATATTCAATTCATCATCCACAAAAAGAATCCTGTTACCCATGGATGGCTCCTTTTTCCTTAAATCCTTTTACCCAATCCCGCCATTCAGGAAGGCGGTTTTGCAGTCCCAAACGAGATAAATAGTTTCCGTTAATTTTACTCCGTTGGTCTTCTAAAACCCGGTCTTCCTGTTCCAGGGCATCGGCTACATGGACCGCGGTCAAGACATTAAAAGAATCCTGGGGAAAAGAATCGGGTTGGTGATGGAAGGCCAGGGCTTCGACCAATGGGTTTGGAAGACCCCATATCCCTAACAAATAGGCACCCACAGAACCATGATGGGCACCGAAAAGGCTTTCCTCCGCCTGCCAAAGGGGCACCCCGCTCTCTTCCGAGAGGGATAAGGCCGCATCGTATTTTTCAGGAAAATTGTCCGCCAAAACCAGTTTACCGCAATCATGAAGCAGCCCGGCCATGGAGGCGTATCCGTTTATGTTTGCATCCATGACTTCCTGCCTGGAAAGGGCCTTGGCAATACCGGCTGTGGCCTGGCTATGATGCCAGAGATCAGTAATCATGGTCTGAAACCGGGAGGTGTTTTGAAATTGGGCAAAGATATGAGCCGAAAGGATCATGGCCTCCAGGGCCTTGAAGCCTATAAAGAGGACCGCCTCTTGGGGACTGTTGACCTTACGGGGCAGACCAAAAAAAGCCGAATTGGCCAGTTGGAGAACCTTGGCCGTCATCCCCACATCCTGGGAGATTATTTCTGCCACCCGTTCTATAGAGCTGTCTTCACTCTGGATCACTTCTTCCAATTCAACATAGAGGGCCGGCAGGCTGGGAAGAGTGGATACTTGAGTAACCAGCTTCTTGAGGGAATGTTCCCCTAACAGGTCGTATAAGGCACAGGACCGGCTAATGGCCAAGACCAAGGTCTGGGGGTCGCAGGGTTTGGCCAGGAATTGATGGGCCAGGGGGACCGATTTCAGGACCATTTGATTATTGGAGAAGCCGGACAGGACAATCCGGATGACCCGGGCAAACCGTTTCTTGACCTCGGATAAAAATGCAACCCCGTCCATCCCGGCCATTCGCATATCGGTGACCACCACATCGAAGGGTTCTTTTTCCAACAGATCCAAGGCCGCCGCCCCTCCGGCAACGAAGCGCATTTCCCATTCATTCCTCATAAAATGAAGCATCCGCTGCAGACCCTGCAGTATTTTGGATTCATCATCCACAAAAAGAATTTTGCGTTTCTTAACCTCTGGCATCTACAGGATCCTTTATGGGTAAACGGATTTTAAAAGTAGCCCCCTGACCTATCTCCGACTCGACAGTAATAGAACCCTGATGCCGTTCCACTACGGCCGTATGGGATATGGCCAGCCCCTGGCCGGTCCCCTTTCCCACTTCTTTGGTGGTAAAAAAAGGGTCAAAAATTTTTGATTGGATCTCCGGGGGAATCCCTTTCCCGGTATCGCTGATCCGGATCTCCACCCAGGACTCATCCCGGCGGGTGGAGATGGAAATCTTCCCTTTCCCGTTGGAGCCGTCTCCGACGGCCTCGGAAACGGCCTGGGCGGCATTAACCAGGATATTCAGGATGACCTGATTGATATCGCCTGGAATACACGGGATAAACGGCAAAGATGGGTCCAAATCGGTAGCCAGGTCGGCCACATATTTCCATTCATTTCTGGCCACCACCATGGTGTTTTCAATGGCCTTATTGATATCGACCGCCACCTTTTCCTCTTTTCCCGGGTGGGCAAAAGCCTTCATGGATTGAACAATCCGACCGACCCGTTCCAGCCCCTCCAGGGTCTGTTGGAAGGCCTTGGGAATCTCCTCGGTCAGGTAGCCCAAATCCGCTCCCTGAATAGCCTCCTCCACTTCATTGAGAAAGCCATCTAAGGCCTCCCCTTTCCGGGCGCCTTCTTTCAAGGCCCCATATTTCCGTATAATATGGATTAAATCTTCAAAAGAAGTCTGCAGGAATCGGATATTATCGCCCACGTATTGGGTAGGTGTATTGATTTCATGGGCAATCCCGGCCGCCAGTTGGCCGATGGACTCTAATTTCTGGGCCTGGGTTAACTGACTCTCCAGGATCTTGCGCCGGGTAATATTGGCCCCCTGGATCAGGATCCCCACATCGGAAAAATCCTCTCCGAAAAGGGGGGTGATCCGTAACCCTAAAATGCCTTCTTTTCCGTCAGTTTGTAAAAATTTTAAGTTATCCAACCCCACAAGGGTATTCTCTTTTCGGCAGCGGGCAATGGATGTCTCAATTTGATTCGAATCCCAATGAATCCCCAAGTCCCCCAAAGGCTTTCCCAGGACTTCCTTTTCCAACAGCCCGAATTGTTCCTCGGCCTTGGTGTTCCAGAAGATAATCCGGTTTTCATCGGAAAGGGCCACCAGAATCGAAGAAATGGAATTAAGGAGCAAGGCGATCTTGGCGTGGGTCTTCTGCAAGGCCACTTCCGCCTGCTTACGCTCGGTGATGTCCCGGCAAATGCCCCTGAACCCGGCGGGTTCCCCTGAGGAATCTCTCATTAAAGATACGGAGATCTCGTTCTGCTTTTTCTTGCCTGTTTTAGTAGTAAACTCATACTGGAGGCCTTTCAGGGGCTGTCCGGTTTGATAAACCCGGTTAAATTCCTGTTGCAGCAATTGGGCATTCCGGGCATCGGTATAATCGCGACTGTGCATCCCGATGAATTCTTCCCTGGAAAATTCATGCAGCCGGGCCAGGGCATCATTAAAAAAGGTAAGCTGGCCGGTCAGGTTCGACTCGTAATAGCCATCTTCAATCGTTTCAATAATAGTCCGGTATCTCTCCTCGCTTTCCTTTAAGGCCGCCTGGGCCCGTTTCAGTTCCGTAATTTCACGACAAATCCCCCTGAACCCCACGGGTTTCCCGGCAGAATCTCTTATGAGCGATATGGAATTCTCTATGGCCTTTTTCCCTCCGCTTTTAGTAATGATCTCGAATTCGATACCCTTACAAGGTTTTCCCGTGAGATAAACCTGTCCGTAATCCCTGAACATTTTTTTGGCATTCCTGGTATCAGTAAACTTCTGATTATTCATACCCAATAGTTCAGCCTTTGAATGTTCATGAATCCGAACCATAGCCTCGTTGAAAAAAGTCAAATTACCGGCCAGATCGCACTCATAATAACCGTCTTCAATAGTTTCCAGGATGGTCCGGTATCTTTCCTCGCTTTCCCGTAAAGCCGCCTCGGCCTGTTTTCGTTCTAAAATTTTATACTCCAGGGTTACATTATTCTTTTTCAGTTCGAAAGTCCGTTCTTCGACCATGGTCTCAAGCTGTTCCTGATATTCTTTCAAAGCCCATGCGGATTGTTTTTGCCTGGTGATGTCCCGGGCTATGGCCTGAAATCCGACGGGTTCATCCTCCTTCATCCTTAATTGGACATGCTGACCCAGCCAGACCTCCCGGTTGTCTTTGGTTACCAAAGGAAATTCAAAATAAGTATCTGAAATCTTGTAAGCAAATTGTTTTCCGTAAACCCGGGAGGCTTCTGCCCGGTAATCGGGATGGATCAGGTCCAGGTAGTGCCGGCCGGTGAGTTCTTCTTTGGAATAACCGGTGATCCTTTCCGAAACGGGATTGAAAAAAATGAAAAGCCCCGCGGCATCCGTTTCATAAATGATATCGTCGGCCCCCTCTATTAAATTCAAATATTGGGCTGTCTCCCAGCAGGAGGCCTCAAGGTCCTGTTTCAGGCGGACCTGTTCCAGTTCCAGGGCACTAATCCGGTCCTGTAAACGGGTCAGTTCCTGTTCCTCCGGCTTATCCGGTGATGGATTATTCTCCAATTTCTTCAACTCCCAACGCCTTAATTAACCCCGGATCAACAGGAAAAAACGATTTTTGCCGGGACACAAAGGAATCAATTTTTTGACTATTAACTGAGGACCGAATCCCAGAGGCTATTAATGCAAAAAATACTCCTTAATTTCCTTATCGGTCTTTGGCGGGAAAAGTTGAAGAAATTTTTGTTTCAAAGTGAGGCTGCGCCGCAGGCTTTTTTTAAACAGCTCCGGTGAAATGGCTTCTTTTTTCAATTGATTCAAAAGGAAGGAATAACCTCTTTCGATCTTTTCGGGGTCATGACAGATCATCAAGCAATCGGCACCGGCCTGAAAGGACAAAAGCAAGGCTTCTTCGATCCCGTAATGCCGGCCGATGGCCCCCATCTCCAAATCATCAGTCATAACCAGACCTTCATATCCCAGGCTTTGCCGCAGGATCCCGGTGATAATCGGTCCGGAAAGGCTGGCCGGATATTTTTGGTCATAAACCGGATATTTTACATGGGAGACCATTATCGACCCTGTCTGCATTTTGACTGCTTCCCGGAAGGGAACCAGTTCCACCTCTTCCAGTTCTTTTTTTTCTTTTAACTGGATGGGCAGATCCTTATGGGAATCCAGATCGGTGTCTCCGATTCCGGGGAAGTGTTTGGCGCAGGCGATGATGCCGGCCTCCTGTAATCCGGTTATACATAAGGCCCCTAACCGGGCCACCTGAAAGGGGTCCGAACCGTAAGCCCTGGCGGCCATCAACCCTTCAGGCCCCCGGGTATTGACATCTAATACCGGGGTCAGATCCATATTGATCCCGACGAGCTTCAACTCCCGGGCCTGGGTTTGGGTAAAATCCCGGATCTTCCCTTCCGGATCTTCGGAAGAAGCCATAGCCGACTGGGATTCAAATAGGGTAAAGGGCGGCCCTAACCGGGCCACCGGACCGCCCTCCTGGTCAATGGAAATAAAAAGGGGGATAGAGGAACATTCCAGGGCCTTTTCCTGCAATTTACGGGAAAGCTCAGCTAATTGAAAGGGGTCCTGGACATTTCGTTTAAAAAGGATCACCCCGCCGATGTGCAATTTTTTTAAAAAATAGGCCAGATCGCTATTGAACCGGGTTCCTTCGAACCCCACCATAAAAAGCTGGCCCACCAATTCTTCAAGGGATTTCTTGCGGAGAAGACGTTCCATGATTTTTTCCGTTACGGGTTACGAGTTGCGGGTTCAAAACCATCCGAACCTTGAACCTTGAACCATATTTTCGAACTAAACCCTCATGCCCCTGGGGGCACCACGAGGCATGAAAATTCTTTTCGCCGAACGCCGAACGCTGAACGACGAACGGTATTTTCGACCTAAAAGTTGTCTATTCCAGCCGGAAAGTGACCGGGATCTGGACCCACATCTCGGCCGGCTGCCCGTCTTTTTGGCCTGGGATGAACTTCCATTCCCTCACCCCCTTCAAGGCGGAATGATCCAGGATGGAAAACCCTGAAGAACGCACCACCTCAAGGGATCCTACTGAGCCGTTTTTTAACACCAGGACCCTGATCAGGGCGGTCCCCTGCCAGCCTTGCTCCCGGGCCGATACCGGATAATAGGGTGCCCGGTTCATACTATAGCGGGGAACAGCCAGACTTTCGATCAAGGCGTTTCCCCTGGCCGGGGAAAAAGAGACCTGGGTTCCTTGAACCGCTCCGGCCGGCCGGTCCGGCCCTCCCATCCCTTTACCTTCCGACGGGGATCCATTGGAGAGGACCTGCAAAGAGAATGAGGTTCCTCCATCCCTTCTATCCCCTTTATCCTCATGAGGAATACCCGACTTTTCTTCCCGGGAAGGGTTTCCGGCCGGGGTGGTCGATGGGAGTGGGGTCGGATGGGGGGGAACAATAATCTCTTTCTTCCCTATTCTTCCGGGAGGATTTTTGGGGGGGGCTTCCTGTTGGACCGGGGGGTTCAGCCTGGGCGGAGAAACCAAAGAGACCTTAAAAATACGATAACGATCCAGGGAAAAAACCGAATGGGCCAAATAAGGCCAGGAGAAGAGCAGGATCCCCAGGATGCCTCCATGAAGGCCCATGGCCCATAACAGGGATTTAAGAAACTCCTTAGGCATTGATCTCCCGGCCGCTCATCAGGGTAATCCTGGGGCTTTGGGTAAAGGGGTTTTGATCCACCACCACCCGGGTCCCAAAGACCTTTTCAATGATTTCCTCTTTGATCACCTGGGCCGGCGTCCCAATGGTTTCAATTCGGCCCTGGCGGATCAAAATCAATCTCCGGCAGTATTGGGCGGTCAGGTTGATATCATGGGAGGCCACCAGGATGGTCAACTCCTTTTCAAGATTCAAGGCTGAAATCAGGTCCAGAATATTAACCTGATGCTGTATATCCAAAAAGGCCGTCGGTTCATCTAAAAGAAGCAGTTTGGGCTTTTGGCAGAGGGCCCGGGCCAGATAAACCCGTTGCCGCTCTCCACTGGATAATTCGGATAACAGCCGATGTTTTAAGTGCGTTATCTGGGTCCGTTCCATGGCTGCCTCGGCCAGACGTACATCTTCAGGACCTTCCAGTTGAAAGCGCCGCAGATAGGGGAAACGCCCCATAAGGACCGATTCCAGGACCGTAGGTGAAAAAACCAGAGAGGTTTCCTGAGAGACCAGGGCTATTTTCCTGGCAACCTGATTTTGGGTGAAGCCGGTCAGCGGTTGATCTTCCCATAAAACCCGCCCTTCTTGAGGCACCAAAAGCCGGGCCATACATTTCAGCAGGGTGGTTTTTCCTGATCCGTTCGGGCCGATGAGCCCCACCAGTTCCCCCCGCCCCAACTCGAAGGCGATCTCCTGGATGACCCACTGATGGTTATAGCGGTAGCCTACCTGTTCACTCTTGATCAAGGGGACCATGAACGCCTCCTTAAATACAACAGGGTTAGAAAAAACGGGGCCCCTAAAAAGGCCGTGATCACACCCACCGGGAGTTCACTGGGGGAAATAAGGACCCTGGCCAATAAATCGGCCCCGATGAGAAAGGAAGCCCCGAAAAGACCGGAGGCCGGCAGGAGGAGCCGATGATCAGGTCCGAAGGCCATACGGACCAGGTGAGGAACGATCAATCCGACAAATCCGATAATGCCGCTGAAGGCCACGGTAATCCCGCACATAAAGGAGACCAGGATCAGGGAGATCCACTTGGTCCGTTCCACGGCCAACCCTAACTGAGAGGCCACCTCTTCTCCGGAAGCGATAAGATTAAATGACCGGGCCATTCCATACAGGACAAAGGAAACCGACAGGATGACCGGAATCATGGCCCAAAGATCAGAGAAACGTCCCCGGCTCAAATCTCCGTAAAGCCA
Coding sequences within it:
- a CDS encoding ABC transporter ATP-binding protein; amino-acid sequence: MVPLIKSEQVGYRYNHQWVIQEIAFELGRGELVGLIGPNGSGKTTLLKCMARLLVPQEGRVLWEDQPLTGFTQNQVARKIALVSQETSLVFSPTVLESVLMGRFPYLRRFQLEGPEDVRLAEAAMERTQITHLKHRLLSELSSGERQRVYLARALCQKPKLLLLDEPTAFLDIQHQVNILDLISALNLEKELTILVASHDINLTAQYCRRLILIRQGRIETIGTPAQVIKEEIIEKVFGTRVVVDQNPFTQSPRITLMSGREINA